AGGAAAACGGATCCGGATCTTAGAGATGAATCTGGAAAAGAGAAAAGAGGAAAAATGAAACCTGGAAAAAAAACAAAGGGTTCAAAGGGTTTAAGGATCCAAACCGGAGAATTGAAGGGGAGATTGATCCCTTCTCCGGTTAGTCCTGAGGGGAAGAGTAATTTTACTCCTGCGATCATTAAAAAATCATTATTTGATATCATTGAATCTTTGCGGCTACAAGGCCTCTTGAATTTAGAAGATTCTGCATTTGTGGATCTATTTTCAGGTTCAGGTCAAATGGGGATCGAATCATTAAGTAGAGGTTTCGCAAGAGCAGTGTTTTTGGAGCTTGCTTGGGACAGGTTCGAAAGCCTAAAAGGTGTTTTGGATAAATTAGGAAAACCTCATTTAGTTTTACGTAAAGATGCCTTCAGATTCTATTCCGGTTTTGATATTCCTGAAAAAACAAAAGTTTATTTTATGGATCCTCCTTATTCTTTCTGGGATAAGAAAACTGAAAAATTGAAAACAATAGTAGAAGAGATTGCTCAAAACGAACCGGGTGTTGCGGCAATTATTGTTCAGTCTCCTCTTCCTTTGAACTGGGAAGGATTTATTCCTCGTTCCTTCGGAAGGAATACTTTGAATGTCAGAATTCTGGCTTAAATTCAAAAACCTAATCCGATCAGAATGGACCTCCGGAAATCCTTGGATCCATTCCGGAATTTTTGTATTTGTTCTTACTCTTCTTTGTTTACTTACCAATACTTCCTTGCATGTGATGGGAGTGGATATCAGCGAATTTATTTCTCTTTTTTACGGACTGATCCCTTTATTGTTAAAAGATTTAGGCGGAGTATTTGTTTCTTCTTATGCATTTTTTGTAGGCACGGCAATTTTATTTTTAGGTCCCGATTTTTCTGAATGGAAGAAGGGGAACAGGATTGCAGTATATAAAATTTATCTAATTCTATCTTCCGTTTTATTTCTTTTGTTCTGTGGATCTGTTTCGGAATATCCTCAAGTATACGGAGAATTTTTCTATTATAGACATTCTTGGATGCTAGGATTTCTGTATTTTATTACAGATCATTTTTCTCCCTTCTTCTTTAAATCTGTTCTGTTCTTATTTTTAGCTGTCCAAGTCGCTCGAGCAGGGGTTCATTTTTGGAAATCCAAATCTTATGAATCTTTGATTCGGTATGCGGTTTTTATAATATTATTTTATTCTTTTCATCTTTTGGGATCTGCTTGGGGAGTTTTAGTTGTTTCTTCATTTTATTCCTTGGATATTCAGATTTCTCGTTCTAAAAAGAATTTGAGCTTTGTAACAATTGCGCTCTTAGGTTTTGGATTTTCTTTTTTTAACAGATCTCAGAATGGGGGCCCTGTATCTAAAGAAGCAGTGGCGCATTCTTCTAATACGAACGTTCTTATCATTTCTGCAGATAGTATCCGCCAGGACCAGTTAGGTTTTGTGAAAGGGGAGAAGGATAAAACTCCGAACATAGATCGGCTTGCTTCTGAATCTCTTGTGTTTTTAGATCATCATTCTACGATCCCTAGGACATTTCCTTCTTGGGCAGATTTCCTAAGTGGGAAATATTCTTTTGAACATGGGATACAGGATATGTTCCCGGATCGAGAAGATCGTTCTAAATTAGGGAATTCTATTTCTACACTTCCTGGTATTTTAGGAAAATCTCATAGAACATTTGTGGTTTCTTCTTTTGCGGGAGATATTTTTCCTAGAGCGAATTGGGGATTTCAAAATGTAGATGCTCCGAATTTTAGTGCGGAAACATTAACTCAGCAGAGAACGATTGAGTCTCAGGTCTTCTTCCTTCCCGTTTTGACAGGGACTTTTTTTGGAGGAGGAGAATATCTTTCTTCTATCAGATCTCTTCCGAGCCTTGGGGATGATTCTCGGATCCTTCCAGATCTCTTTTCAGTATTTGAAAAAAAGGATCATCCTTTTTTTGCTCTGTATTTTTCTTCCGTAACTCATTTTCCATATAGCCCACCTTATCCTTTTTATAAGAATACTGATCCGAACTATTACGGACCTTCTAAATATTTCCGTTTCGTAGATCCTAGTAATTCTGAAAAGCCTGATAAAAGAGAACAGGAGCAAATTCGTTCTATCTATTCTGCCTCATTGACTGCTTTCGATTTTTCAGTCGGAAAAATTTTGGAAGAGCTGAAAAGAAGAGAGTTATACGACGATACACTTATCATTCTCACCTCCGATCATGGAGAGTCCTTATTTGAAGAGGATCATAGTCATGGTCATGGAGAACATTTGAGAGGGGAGGGTGTGACCAAAATCCCTCTTATTATCAAATTCCCTAAGTCTTTTGAGAGAAAAGAAGTCCGGTATTTTAAAGGGATCACAACCTCTTTGGATGTGTTCCCTACAATTTTGTCAGTTGTTGGAGTTCCTACAGGTCCGGAACTTTCTCTTAAGGGAAGAGATCTGACCAAACTTCCAAAGGCAGATACTTGGGCAGAAGATCGTTCTGTCTATTCTGAGACCGGGATTTGGTTTTCGGATAGAGGAGATCATTTTTTTCAGAAGGATAGGATCCGATATCCGAATATTCTCGAATTACATACAATTGATCCGAATGACGGAAATAGTGTGACTGTTTCAGATCCTTATGCAAAAGAGACTGTTCTTTTTTCCAAACATAGAATGCTCCAAACCAGGACCAAAAAGCTGATCTATGTTCCTAGCCCTTCCGGTGTTTTATATACCTGTTACGATCGGATTTCTGATCCCTGGAATACAAAACCTCTCCCTGCTTCTTATTGTGGGGATTTACAACGCAAGTTGGAGCTCCTACTGATAGGTTCCGGGAAATGGAAGAAGGCGGGAGAATATTTCCTTCCAAAAACCGAACCTTGATTGAACTGTTTTTTCTTTCTTGTTCGGAAAGACTTGAAGTACAGGCCAGAATAAAAATCCTGGAAATAATATGCCCAAAAGGGAAGATCTCCGCTCCGTTCTGATCCTGGGATCCGGGCCGATCGTTATCGGCCAAGCCTGCGAATTTGACTATTCAGGCACCCAGGCCGCCAAAGCCCTTCGTGAAAAAGGAATTCGAGTTATTCTTCTCAATTCCAATCCTGCTACTATCATGACTGATCCAGATCTTGCGGATGCCACTTATGTGGAACCTCTGACTGTCGCAGTCGTCCAAAAAATTTTGGAAAAAGAAAAGCCGGATGCGATCCTGCCTACTGTAGGAGGTCAAACGGCATTAAACCTTGCTTTGGCCTGCCATAACGCTGGGGTATTAGAAAAATATAATGTAGAACTCATCGGCGCCAAAATAGACGCGATCAAAAAGGCAGAAGATAGAGAACTTTTCAAAAGAGCAATGGAGAAGATCGGGGTAAAAGTTCCTCGTTCAGGGCTCGCAAATAATTTAAAAGAAGCAGCAGAGATCAAGGCTCAGATCGGACTTCCTCTGATCGTAAGACCTGCATTTACTTTAGGTGGAACCGGAGGAGGGATCGCTTATGACGAAGAAACCTTCGACGAAGTGGTTGGCAGAGGTCTTAAGGCTTCTCCGATTAGCCAGGTATTATTAGAACAATCCGTTCTTGGTTGGAAAGAATTCGAGTTAGAGGTCATGAGAGACCTCGCGGATAACGTAGTAATTATTTGTTCTATTGAAAATATAGATCCGATGGGAGTTCATACTGGTGATTCGATCACAGTTGCTCCTCAACAAACACTTTCCGATAAGGAATACCAAAATTTAAGAGATATGTCCATCAGTATCATCCGAGAGATCGGAGTGGAAACAGGTGGATCTAATATTCAATTCGCGGTAAATCCTGAAGACGGCGATGTGATCGTGATCGAGATGAACCCTCGTGTTTCTAGATCTTCTGCGCTTGCTTCCAAAGCAACAGGATTCCCGATAGCAAAGATCGCTGCGTTACTCTCCATTGGATACTCCTTGGATGAGATCAAAAACGATATTACAAGAGTTACTCCTGCCTCTTTCGAGCCATCTATTGATTATGTGGTGACTAAGATCCCAAGGTTTGCTTTCGAGAAGTTCCCTGGAACAGACGACACTCTCGGGGTCCAGATGAAAGCCGTGGGAGAAGCCATGGCAATTGGAAGAACTTTCAAAGAAAGTTTCCAAAAAGCAATGCGCTCTTTAGAAATCGATCGATTCGGTTTTGGTTCAGATGGAAATTTTGCGGAGTTAGTTGAATTCCATACATTATCTACTCCTCAAAGAAAAGAAAGGATAGATTCACTCTTACGGAGACCGAACGATAAACGTATCTTCTATGTTAAAAAAGCATTAGAAGAAGGTTATAGCGTAGAAGAGATCCATAACCTTTGTAAAATAGATCCTTGGTTCTTATACCAATTCGAAGATCTACAGAACTTAGAAAAAGAATTTGTACAAAAAGGAAATTCTGTCTTAGGAAAACTGAAAAAAGCAGGATTCTCTAATAGGCAATTGGCTTTCCTTGGCAAAAAAGCTGAGATAGAAAAGATACTTTCTTCTTCCCAAACTCCTGATAAGAAAAAAGCAGAAATAGGTTCCATCCTCAAAAAAGAAGAAAAGAATCTGGAAGAAGTATTAGAGTCTTCTAAAATAGAACCAATCTATAAGAGGATCGATACTTGCGCTGGTGAGTTTGAAGCTTATACTCCTTATTTCTATTCTTCTTACGATGAAGAAGATGAAACAAATGTCACCTCTAATAAATCAGTTATCATCTTGGGGGGCGGGCCGAATAGGATCGGACAAGGGATCGAGTTCGACTATTGCTGCTGCCATGCTTCCTTTGCTTTGCAGGATCTGGGCTTGGAATCTATCATGGTGAATTCTAACCCAGAAACAGTTTCCACTGACTACGATACTTCTGACAGATTGTATTTTGAACCTCTGACTTTAGAAGATGTAATCCAGATCTATAAGAAGGAAAAACCGGATGGAGTAATCATCCAATTCGGTGGACAGACTCCTCTTAAACTTGCAAAAGATCTGGAAAGTAGGGGAGTTCCAATTTTAGGAACAAGCCCTGATTCCATTGATAGAGCAGAAGACAGAAAACGTTTCGCAGAAGTATTAGAAAAACTGAAATTGATCTCTCCTAATAACGGAATTGCTACTTCTATGGAAGAAGCAAGAAAGATCGCAAATAATATCACTTATCCAGTGCTTGTCCGCCCAAGTTATGTACTCGGCGGAAGAGCAATGCTTATCATCAACGAAGAAAAAGAGTTGGATAAGTATATGGAGAAGGCTGAAGAAATTTCAGAAGACAGACCGCTTCTTATAGATTCCTTCTTAGAAGACGCAGTAGAAGTGGATGTAGATGCACTTTGTGATGGCAAAGACGTATTCATCGCCGGTATCATGGAACATATTGAAGAAGCAGGGATCCATTCTGGGGATTCTGCATGTGTTCTTCCCCCTCAATCTTTATCCAAAAAAGTATTAGAAGATATTAGAAGCGCCACAAGAGCACTTGCATTAGAATTACAAGTCAAGGGATTGATCAATATACAATACGCAGTTAAGGAAGAAGTTGTATATGTGATCGAGGTAAATCCTCGCGCATCCAGAACAGTTCCTTTTGTATCTAAAGCTCTTGGGCATCCAATCGTAAAATACGCTACTCGTATCATGATGGGAGAAACATTAAAACAACTTCCTCTTCCGAAAGAAATGGCATTCCCAACCATAAACGTGAAGGAAGCAGTATTACCTTTTAATAAATTCCCTGGAGTGGACACAATCCTTGGACCTGAAATGAGATCCACAGGTGAGGTGATGGGAATCGCTGATACTGCGGGAGAAGCATTCTTAAAATCTCAGTATATGGCCGGAGAAGAACTTCCTTCTCAGGGAACTGTATTCGTTTCCGTCAATGATAAGGATAAAAAAGATCTACTAAAGTATATCAAGGATCTTTCCGATCTCGGATTCATTTTGATCGCTACAGAAGGAACTCATAAATTCTTATCAGAAAATGGAATACTATCTTCCAAGATCAATAAGGTATATGATAATCAGTTTCCAACTGCATTGGATTATATCCGTGAGAATAAGATCCATCTTATACTGAATACACCTCTTAGCAGAGTGACCAGAGATGATAGTTTTGCGATCCGCCAAGCAGCGATCCGTTATAAGATCCCATGTTTGACCACTGCAAGTGCAGCTAAGGCTTTGATCAAAGGAATGGTGGAGATGACTGATAAAGGTTTCACCATTCGTTCTCTACAAGAGATCCATAGTTCTCGGTAAGTCCAAGGTAAACGCGGGCTTTACTCTAACTCTCCACCTAGATTTGTACAATCTACGCCTGCGGAATTTTCGTCCCAAGGTGTAGAGCCAGTACTATAATAGATTTTTTTCAAAGAATAATTTCTTACTGAGCAAGTTGCAACTCTACTAATCTTTGAACATTCGCTAATTGGATCAGAATTCGGGAGATAAAGAGCACAAAGTCTCTTTATAGATTCATTTGCACTTGTATTTAAATTGATGCAGCTGGATGAGTTCTGTGTGTCGCAGGAAATGGATTTTGGAAAATCCAACCAATTATTGGCGGGTGCGCTGCAGCATCCCGGCGAATCATTCGGGAAAGGCGCAGATAAATAAAAAAATAATAGAATTAATAAACTGAAAGGAAAGAGGATCTGTAAGAAGTTTTTTGTATTCATAAATTGGAATAAACTCCTTTTAACCTTGTTTCGCAATGTTCAGTTGATTCATTGTTTCCCCAGGAACTTCCATAATAATATTTTAATCTAAAAATAGATGATTCTTCGATAAGAGAACATTTTGCCGATTTCCCAGTTAGGTCACAACTTACATTATGTTTATATTGACCTCCCTGGAAATTGCACATGCTCAAATGGATAGATTCATGAGTTGTATCTTTAAATTCGATACAGTCATCTAGTAAAGTGCAAGAACCAGAAAATTTAGGAGTTTGAATAATTAATAGAGAGAAGACAGCTTTTTCGAACGGGTCCAGAAGATTTTCTCCACAGGGTGGAGGGCATTGACAGTCGTTCATAAAGAATGGAATGAATAGAAAAATTATTATTTTAAGATATAGTTTCTTTCTGTTTATCATTTTATTGAAAATATAAATTTAACGTTAGATGCTCTTTTATATGGGACAAGCGGTTTTTCTGAAAATTATTTCTTTTCATAGATATGTAATAGGTTTCTGAATTTATTTTATACAAATTGGGTATGACTAAAGGACTTACTGAAGATCCTTACCGACTACCCGCGGCAGCGAAGCGTAGATCTTTAGTCCGGGCTTCGCCCGGATGAGCGATAGCGAAATCGAAGCAGCGCGACCCGAGCAACGCGAGTGGGGCCGCCCGAATCTTTCCTTTATTTTATCAGTTTTAGTAGTTTGAAATTATTTGTCAATAATGAGTCTCAAAATCAATTTGACAATTTTCTCCTGGGAAAGATCGTAAGGGGAAAGAGGACAATAATGGAAGAATACTGCCGCCCGATCCGGATTTCTGAGAGGAACTACTTTATTGTGGATCTATGCGCCAACTGCGGACATGTGCATTTACATTTTGAGAATGGCTCATTGAAAATGGACCTTCATAAATTGGAGGACCTTCATAAAACAGTTCAAGATGCCCATGCTTGGATCCTGGAAGAATTCGCCGGTTATAACTGAAGTTCAAGAACTCCTATCTTTCTACTATTTGGATCTCCACTTGAGTTTTATAAACCAGTGGAGATTTTCTTTTTAACCCTTCTTAGTATTGGAACCTGATGCAGTTCCTTCCATCTCTAAAAACTAGGTTATTTGCGCCTATTTGTCATATTAAGTTTAGAATCATTCTAAAAATTTTTCTTTTCTAAATATTTAGAGTTGATCTAGATTTAGAATAATTCTAAACTATGAGCAGAGGTAGAAATATGAATATTAAGATGATTAGCACATTTCTGTTTCTTGGGGCTATTTTTTCTCATTCTTTGAACGGAGAAACTTTGACCCGAGAGAATGGGGCACCTGTTGGGGATAACCAAAATTCTCAAACAGCAGGAGAAGCGGGTCCGGTTCTACTCCAAGATTCTCATTTGATTGAAAAGTTGGCTCGTTTCGATCGGGAAAGAATTCCGGAGAGAGTAGTGCATGCAAGAGGCACTGGAGCTTACGGAACATTTACAAGTTACGGGGATCAGAGCGAATTAACTAAGGCTGTCTTATTCTCCAAAAAAGGAAAACAAACCAAAGTATTCGTTCGTTTTTCTTCTGTTGTACATCCGAGCGGATCACCGGAAACTCTAAGAGATCCGAGAGGATTCGCAACTAAGTTTTATACAGAGCAAGGAAACTGGGACTTAGTTGGAAATAATCTACCGGTGTTCTTCATTCGAGATGCAATGAAGTTCCCTGATATGGTGCATTCTTTGAAACCTTCTCCGGTAACTAATTTGCAAGATCCGAATCGATTCTTCGATTTTTTTGCACATGTTCCAGAAAGTACGAATATGCTGACTTACTTATATTCTGATTTGGGAACTCCTGCTACCTATAGAGAAATGGATGGAAACGGAGTACATGCATTCAAGTTTGTGAATTCTTCCGGTAAAGTTTCCTATATTAAGTTTCATTGGAAAAGTTTACAAGGGATCAAGACCTTAAACTCGGACGAATCTGCAAAAGTCCAGTCCCAAGAATTCAGTCATATGACAAAAGATTTATATGATTCGATTAAAAAGGGAAATTATCCTTCTTGGGAATTGGAAGCTCAGATCTTAGATCCGGAAAAATTGAACGATTTCGATTTTAACCCTTTGGATGCAACCAAGGAATGGATTAGAATTCCTAATCTGAAAATTGTAACTCTTGGAAAAATGACCTTAAACCAAGTTCCTGAGAATTTTTTTGAACATACGGAACAGTCCGGTTTTGCTCCTTCTAATTTAGTTCCTGGGATTGAACCTTCTGAAGATAGACTCTTGCAAGGAAGATTATTCTCCTATGCGGATACTCAAAGATATAGATTGGGTGTAAACGGTATTCAACTTCCTGTGAATCGTCCAATCAGTGTAGTTTCTTCTCATGGTCAAGATGGAGCTCTGAAGTTTTCTGAAGGAAAAGGAAATATAAATTACCAACCGAATTCCTACCAAGGAGGACAGTCCAGGTCCGGAGGAATTTATTCTGAAGAATCGAGCTATAAACTTTCTAACTTTAAACTTAGCGGCGCTACCCAACAGGCGATGATTAGAAAGACCTTAAACTTCAAACAAGCGGGGGAAGTATACAGAAGTTATAGTGAGAAGGAAAAATCCACTCTGATAAAGAACTTCTCTGGGGATTTGAAAGCAGTTCAGAATCCTAAGATCAAAACCAAGATCATAGCTCATACTTATGCTGCCGATCCGGAGTATGGAGAGAGGCTTGCGAAAGAAGTTGGGATCGATCTGAAGGAAGTGAAAAAGATCGCAGGTGAATTGGAGTAAAGTTTCTCCGAAAAACCAAAACATAGCGGCCTCTTCGGGGCCGCAGGGAGTGGGTTATGAGATTATTTTATTTTTTTCTAATATATTTTGTGTGTGGAATTTTCTACTTTTTGCTAGCCCAGGAGGATGGGTATAAGGCAGTTCAAGATGAAAATGCTAAATTTTACGATTCTGCCAAAATTGGAGATATAGTCGTTCTGGAAAAATTTTTGGATTCTGGAACGAATATAGAATCTAAGGATTCCAAAGGATATACCGCTCTTATTTATGCCGCCTATTATGGACAGGAAGAAGCGGTGGAGTTCCTACTAACGAAAGGAGCGGATCCTTGCTCTAAAGATAATAGAGGAAATACGGCTCTTATGGGTGCAGTTTTTAAAGGGCATCTTGGGATCGTAAAAAGACTGTTTCAGGCAAAATGTGTGGTGGATCAAAAGAATATTTCTGGGCAGACCGCGCTCATGTATGCAGCTCTTTTTGGAAGAGCGGAAATTTTCAAATCCCTCCTGAATTACGGTGCGGATCCAAATTTGAATGATGATTTGGGAAATACTGCATTTTCTCTCGCGGAAGGACAGGGACATACGGAAATTCTGGATCTTCTTCTGGTAGGAACTCCTTCCCATTAAGGAAAAATTGTAATCTTTCCTTTGGGATCCGGCTGCCTATGAAATCTAATACGACATAATTCAATAAAGGAAGAAGATAATCTTATAATTATATCAAGGAATCCACAGATCTTTCGATCCTTATACTGCAAGGGGCAAACTATGCAGATCAGAACGGAAGGACCAGGCAGAGAAGAAGGATATTCATCGGCGGAGCCAAAGGTATCTAATGTTCCTGAAAAAACTTCCGCGCCTTCTGTGAGTTTTATGGATCTAATGAAGTCAATCCAACTCCGCTCTCAAAAGGTCTTGGAAGAAGGGCAGAAGTCAGAGATCAAAGAAGAAAAACCTTCCGAAATCGAAGAATCCAAAGAGCCTGAATTATTTGTAAGATCCGAAGAAGAAGATGTAGAAGAAACCGATTCGGAAGAAGAGAACGAAAAATTAGTTCGTCTTTCTGAGAAGAAGGCCCAAAAGGCCGAACTGGGAGAAATCAATTCTGAGCTGGAAGAAGAGATCGATACCGAGTTTGAGGCGGAAGAATTAGATTCTCCTTTTATCACTCAGATGAGCGTGTTCTTGGCAGGACTCGAGGCCAAAAAAGAAAAAGAAGTTTCGGGCGCAGCAAACCAAGAAGAGTCTGTATCATTTAAAAAAATCCAAAAACATTCCAAAGAAGAAGCCCCTAAGGTTGAACAAAAAGAAGAAGCAGGAAATGTTTCTGTTCTAAAATCAAATCAGCCGGAAGAAAAACGTTCTGTTAAAGAAACCAAAAAAACTCCAGAAAAAGAAAGTCTGGATGAAGGTTTAAAAAGTTTGGAAGAAGCACGCAAATTTTCCAAACCAGCAAACGAAGAAAAAATCCTAACTGTATTAAAAGATTCTCATAAAGAAAATTTTATCCCTGAATCAGAGAACTGGAAGATCACCAGAGATAAAAAACAAGAAACTCTTTCAATGGTTTCCAAAAACCAAGCAGCGAAAGCGGCGCAGGTGGAAGAAGCTTCCAAATCGGATACTTCCGGTAAAGGTTCCGGGAACCAAGACTTCTCCCAAAGAAATGGGAACGAAACCACATTTACTCTTTTGAAGGCAGGCCTTGGTGTAGTAGAGAAGAACCAAGAAGTTTCAGGACAAAATTCTAAAACTTCTAAAACAAATCAAGGTTCTGGTATGGATCGTTCTCAAATGAAGGAGAACTTTCAAAGATTGGTTCAATCAGCAAAATTGAATATTGTTGAGAATGGAAGATCAGAGGCTACTCTTAGATTGAATCCAAGAGAATTAGGAAGAGTTTCCTTACGTATTACTGTAGAGGACGATAAGGTCCAAGGTAAAATTTTAGTAGAGTCAGATCAGGTGAGAAAATTATTCGCAGGTGATCTGGAGCAACTTCGCAAAGATTTTAAAGAACAAGGATTAGATCTTCAGTCTTTGATCGTGGAATCAGAGGACTCATTACGCATGAGTTGGGATGGACAAGATTCTTCCCGATTCTTCGACCAAGAAGGTTTTGGATTTGAGGCTTCTGGTTTTTCAAATTCTTCTGATTTAGAAGAAGTTTCAGAAATGGACTCTATAGAAAATTCAGAATTCGCCGAAAAGAATACTGATAAACGCTTAAACATTTTGGTTTAAGGAGAGGATCATGCCTGAAGCAAACGCAGTTTCTAATGAAGCTACACGTAGCCGTTATCTCGAAGGAGACAGAAGTTACGATTTAAGGAAGCACTTTGATAAATTGGAGAAAGAAGAAAAAAGTGGTCTCCAAGGTATCGAGGTCCGCTCCACTGCGAAAGCATTAGGAAAAGATGATTTTCTAAAACTGTTGATCACTCAACTTTCTTCTCAAGACCCTACTAATCCTGTTAAAGACCAGGACTTTATTGCTCAGATGGCTCAATTCTCTTCCTTAGAGCAGATGAATAATATCTCTCAAGGAATTGGTAAGATGACCAATCGCCAAAGTTTCTCTCTTGTGGGTAAAATCGTTTCTGGTCCTGATTTTGTGACCGGAGAGAATGTGGTAGGAACTGCTGGAGCTTTATTCTTCGATGGAGAAGGAAAGTCTTTCGTAAGAGTAAACGGTAGAACTGTAGAGATCGACGCGATCACTTTAATCACAGATCCTGCAATATTAAATCAGCAAGAAGGACAGACTGGAGCACCAGCCCCGAAAGTTGGGGCTTCTGCTGATGGTCCTAATACAGCTGTAGGAACTCCTACGGCTCAACCTTCGCAATCAATGCAAACACAACAATTCCAGAATACATTACAAAATCAGAATGATTCTGGTTTTGAAGAAACAAGTTCCGGGGCTCCTGGTTGGAGTTTTCCCGGAAAACCGAACGATAGCAATTATTAATTAAATAGAAAATTTCGAGGTATAAGCGCCATGATGAGATCCCTTTATTCAGGAGTTTCCGGTTTAAAAAACCACCAAGTGCGGATGGACGTAATCGGTAACAATATTTCCAACGTGAACACTCACGGTTTTAAAACGGAGCGTGTTACTTTCCAGGATATGATCTCCCAAGAGTTAAGAGGAGCCTCTGAGCCTAAGGAAAACATTGGAGGGGTCAACCCGCAACAAGTTGGTCTTGGATCATTGATCGCTGCGATTGATAAGATCATGACCCAAGGTTCTTTGCAAACTACTGGTAAGAACACTGACGTTGCGATCTCCGGAGAAGGTTTCTTTATCGTTAAAGATGGAGACAAACAATTCTATACCAGAGCTGGTGCGTTTAACTTAGATAAGAATGGTTATTATGTAAATCCTGCAAACGGATTGAAAGTGCAAGGTTGGAATTCCCGCCTCGATGAAAAAGGGAATAAGTATATCAACTCTTCCGCATCTATAGAAGACATCGTAATTCCAGTTTATTCAAAAGAGCCTGCAAGAGCCACTTCCAAAGTAGATTTCAGATCCAACTTAAATTCTTCCGTGCAAGCTGTTCCACCTGATGCAACTCCTGAAGAGATCACTGCAATGATCAATGATCCGGATCCTAAGGCGAGAAGAGGACACGTAACTACTATCAAAGTTTTTGATGACCAAGGTGCTGAGAGAGAATTCAAAATGGAATTCTATAAAGTGCGTGAGAATACTTGGAAGGCAAGAACGTCATTAACTGATTCTACTCAACTTTCCGTAGATGTTGCTGCTACTGGTGGACAAAACACTCAAATGCCTGGCTTAACTGAACTTGAGTTTGGATTTACTCCTGATGGAAAGATCGTTTATGTTTCTGACGGAACAGATGTGATGAACACTGGAAAACTGAGCGCAAAAGTTTCTTTCAAACTTCCTGGTAATCCACAAGTTCAAAGTTTTGATCTTTCTTTAGGCGAGACTGGAATGGTAGACGGGATCACTCAGTTTTCTTCTGACTTTACTACCAAAGCGGTAAAACAAGACGGATACACTATGGGATATCTGGAGTCTTTCTCCATTGATAATTCAGGAACTGTTACTGGTGTTTATTCCAACGGGATCAAACAACCTTTAGCAAGAATTGCAACTGCAGTTTTTAATAACCCAGCTGGTTTGGATAAAGCAGGGGATACAATGTTTGCATTCTCCAATAACTCAGGTGAACCTTTG
The DNA window shown above is from Leptospira koniambonensis and carries:
- a CDS encoding catalase: MNIKMISTFLFLGAIFSHSLNGETLTRENGAPVGDNQNSQTAGEAGPVLLQDSHLIEKLARFDRERIPERVVHARGTGAYGTFTSYGDQSELTKAVLFSKKGKQTKVFVRFSSVVHPSGSPETLRDPRGFATKFYTEQGNWDLVGNNLPVFFIRDAMKFPDMVHSLKPSPVTNLQDPNRFFDFFAHVPESTNMLTYLYSDLGTPATYREMDGNGVHAFKFVNSSGKVSYIKFHWKSLQGIKTLNSDESAKVQSQEFSHMTKDLYDSIKKGNYPSWELEAQILDPEKLNDFDFNPLDATKEWIRIPNLKIVTLGKMTLNQVPENFFEHTEQSGFAPSNLVPGIEPSEDRLLQGRLFSYADTQRYRLGVNGIQLPVNRPISVVSSHGQDGALKFSEGKGNINYQPNSYQGGQSRSGGIYSEESSYKLSNFKLSGATQQAMIRKTLNFKQAGEVYRSYSEKEKSTLIKNFSGDLKAVQNPKIKTKIIAHTYAADPEYGERLAKEVGIDLKEVKKIAGELE
- a CDS encoding ankyrin repeat domain-containing protein — encoded protein: MLAQEDGYKAVQDENAKFYDSAKIGDIVVLEKFLDSGTNIESKDSKGYTALIYAAYYGQEEAVEFLLTKGADPCSKDNRGNTALMGAVFKGHLGIVKRLFQAKCVVDQKNISGQTALMYAALFGRAEIFKSLLNYGADPNLNDDLGNTAFSLAEGQGHTEILDLLLVGTPSH
- a CDS encoding flagellar hook-length control protein FliK gives rise to the protein MQIRTEGPGREEGYSSAEPKVSNVPEKTSAPSVSFMDLMKSIQLRSQKVLEEGQKSEIKEEKPSEIEESKEPELFVRSEEEDVEETDSEEENEKLVRLSEKKAQKAELGEINSELEEEIDTEFEAEELDSPFITQMSVFLAGLEAKKEKEVSGAANQEESVSFKKIQKHSKEEAPKVEQKEEAGNVSVLKSNQPEEKRSVKETKKTPEKESLDEGLKSLEEARKFSKPANEEKILTVLKDSHKENFIPESENWKITRDKKQETLSMVSKNQAAKAAQVEEASKSDTSGKGSGNQDFSQRNGNETTFTLLKAGLGVVEKNQEVSGQNSKTSKTNQGSGMDRSQMKENFQRLVQSAKLNIVENGRSEATLRLNPRELGRVSLRITVEDDKVQGKILVESDQVRKLFAGDLEQLRKDFKEQGLDLQSLIVESEDSLRMSWDGQDSSRFFDQEGFGFEASGFSNSSDLEEVSEMDSIENSEFAEKNTDKRLNILV
- a CDS encoding flagellar hook capping FlgD N-terminal domain-containing protein, which produces MPEANAVSNEATRSRYLEGDRSYDLRKHFDKLEKEEKSGLQGIEVRSTAKALGKDDFLKLLITQLSSQDPTNPVKDQDFIAQMAQFSSLEQMNNISQGIGKMTNRQSFSLVGKIVSGPDFVTGENVVGTAGALFFDGEGKSFVRVNGRTVEIDAITLITDPAILNQQEGQTGAPAPKVGASADGPNTAVGTPTAQPSQSMQTQQFQNTLQNQNDSGFEETSSGAPGWSFPGKPNDSNY
- the flgE gene encoding flagellar hook protein FlgE; the protein is MMRSLYSGVSGLKNHQVRMDVIGNNISNVNTHGFKTERVTFQDMISQELRGASEPKENIGGVNPQQVGLGSLIAAIDKIMTQGSLQTTGKNTDVAISGEGFFIVKDGDKQFYTRAGAFNLDKNGYYVNPANGLKVQGWNSRLDEKGNKYINSSASIEDIVIPVYSKEPARATSKVDFRSNLNSSVQAVPPDATPEEITAMINDPDPKARRGHVTTIKVFDDQGAEREFKMEFYKVRENTWKARTSLTDSTQLSVDVAATGGQNTQMPGLTELEFGFTPDGKIVYVSDGTDVMNTGKLSAKVSFKLPGNPQVQSFDLSLGETGMVDGITQFSSDFTTKAVKQDGYTMGYLESFSIDNSGTVTGVYSNGIKQPLARIATAVFNNPAGLDKAGDTMFAFSNNSGEPLIGEAGIAGRGKINAGLLEMSNVDLSDQFTDMIVTQRGFQANSRTITTTDQMLQEVLGLKR